A single window of Pseudomonas marginalis DNA harbors:
- the htpG gene encoding molecular chaperone HtpG yields MSVETQKETLGFQTEVKQLLHLMIHSLYSNKEIFLRELISNASDAVDKLRFEALSKPELLEGGAELKIRVSFDKDANTVTLEDNGIGMSREDAITHLGTIAKSGTADFMKNLSGDQKKDSHLIGQFGVGFYSAFIVADKVEVFSRRAGLDASEGVHWASKGEGEFEIATIDKADRGTRIVLHLKSGEDEFADGWRLRNIIKKYSDHIALPIELPKEQAAAEGEEKPAQEWETVNRASALWTRPRTEIKDEEYQEFYKHIGHDYENPLSWSHNKVEGKLEYSSLLYVPARAPFDLYQREAPKGLKLYVQRVFVMDQAESFLPLYLRFIKGVVDSNDLSLNVSREILQKDPIIDSMKSALTKRVLDMLEKLAKNEPEQYKGFWKNFGQVMKEGPAEDFANKEKIAGLLRFASTQGEEGEQVVSLAEYLARAKEGQDKIYYLTGETYAQVKNSPHLEVFRKKGIEVLLLTDRIDEWLMSYLNEFDGKSFVDVARGDLDLGNLDSEEEKKEAEEVAKAKEGLVERIKASLGDAVSEVRVSHRLTDSPAILAIGEQDLGMQMRQILEASGQKVPDSKPIFEFNPAHPLIEKLDGEQSEERFGDLSHILFDQAALAAGDSLKDPAAYVRRLNKLLVELSV; encoded by the coding sequence ATGAGTGTGGAAACTCAAAAGGAAACCCTGGGCTTCCAGACCGAGGTGAAGCAACTGCTGCACCTCATGATCCATTCGCTGTATTCCAACAAGGAAATCTTCCTTCGCGAATTGATCTCGAACGCCTCTGACGCTGTCGACAAATTACGTTTCGAAGCCCTGTCCAAGCCTGAACTGCTGGAAGGCGGCGCGGAACTGAAAATCCGTGTGAGCTTCGACAAAGACGCCAATACCGTCACCCTCGAAGACAACGGTATCGGCATGAGCCGTGAAGATGCGATCACCCACCTGGGGACCATCGCCAAATCCGGTACCGCCGACTTCATGAAAAACCTGTCCGGCGACCAGAAGAAAGATTCGCACCTGATCGGCCAGTTCGGTGTGGGCTTCTACTCGGCCTTCATCGTGGCCGACAAGGTTGAAGTGTTCAGCCGTCGTGCCGGCCTTGACGCCAGCGAAGGCGTGCACTGGGCTTCCAAGGGCGAGGGCGAATTTGAAATCGCCACCATCGACAAGGCTGACCGTGGTACCCGCATCGTCCTGCACCTCAAATCCGGTGAAGACGAGTTCGCCGACGGCTGGCGCCTGCGCAATATCATCAAGAAGTACTCCGACCATATTGCCTTGCCGATCGAGCTGCCGAAAGAACAAGCGGCTGCCGAAGGTGAAGAGAAGCCTGCCCAGGAATGGGAAACCGTCAACCGCGCCAGTGCCCTGTGGACCCGTCCGCGTACCGAGATCAAGGACGAGGAATACCAGGAGTTCTACAAGCATATCGGCCACGACTACGAAAACCCGCTGAGCTGGAGCCATAACAAGGTCGAAGGCAAGCTGGAATACAGCTCGCTGCTCTACGTGCCGGCCCGTGCGCCGTTCGACCTGTACCAGCGTGAAGCGCCAAAAGGCCTGAAGCTCTACGTGCAGCGCGTGTTCGTGATGGACCAGGCGGAGTCGTTCCTGCCGCTGTACCTGCGCTTTATCAAGGGTGTGGTCGACTCCAATGACCTGTCGCTGAACGTGTCGCGGGAAATCCTGCAAAAAGACCCGATCATCGATTCCATGAAGTCGGCGCTGACCAAGCGCGTACTCGACATGCTGGAAAAACTGGCGAAGAACGAGCCAGAGCAATACAAGGGTTTCTGGAAAAACTTCGGCCAGGTCATGAAAGAAGGCCCGGCGGAAGATTTTGCCAACAAGGAAAAAATCGCCGGTCTGCTGCGCTTTGCTTCCACCCAGGGTGAAGAGGGCGAGCAGGTGGTGTCCCTGGCCGAGTACCTGGCACGTGCCAAGGAAGGCCAGGACAAGATTTACTACCTCACCGGCGAAACCTACGCACAGGTCAAGAACAGCCCGCACCTGGAAGTCTTCCGTAAGAAAGGCATCGAAGTGCTGCTGCTGACCGACCGTATCGATGAGTGGCTGATGAGCTACCTCAACGAGTTCGACGGCAAATCCTTTGTCGACGTGGCCCGTGGCGACCTGGACCTGGGTAACCTGGACTCCGAGGAAGAGAAGAAAGAAGCCGAGGAGGTCGCCAAGGCCAAAGAAGGCCTGGTTGAGCGGATCAAGGCGTCCCTGGGCGATGCCGTCAGCGAAGTGCGGGTTTCCCACCGTCTGACCGATTCCCCGGCGATCCTGGCCATCGGCGAGCAGGACCTGGGCATGCAGATGCGCCAGATCCTCGAAGCCAGCGGCCAGAAGGTCCCGGACTCCAAGCCGATCTTCGAATTCAACCCGGCTCACCCGTTGATCGAGAAACTCGACGGCGAGCAGAGCGAAGAGCGCTTTGGCGACCTGTCCCACATCCTTTTCGACCAGGCGGCCCTGGCCGCTGGCGACAGCCTCAAGGACCCGGCCGCCTACGTGCGCCGACTGAACAAGCTGTTGGTTGAACTGTCGGTTTGA
- a CDS encoding dienelactone hydrolase family protein yields MSQVTVRSVVYQIDGQSYESRLAFDASQKNPLPGLLMAPNWMGVSAGAEEIAKSVAAKGYVVLIADLYGQTVRPSNGDEAGAAMMPLKNDRPLLNKRMQAALEQLQGQTEAAVDTSKLATFGFCFGGCCSLELARTGAPLKAAVSFHGTLDTPNPADAKNIKGPVLVLHGASDPLVPKEQLPAFEDEMNAAGVDWQLLSYGGAVHSFTDPDANVPGKMMYDAKTAARAFRSMHNLLDEVFKG; encoded by the coding sequence ATGAGCCAAGTCACTGTGCGTTCCGTGGTCTATCAGATTGATGGCCAGTCTTATGAAAGCCGCCTGGCGTTCGATGCCAGCCAAAAGAACCCGCTGCCCGGCCTGCTGATGGCGCCGAACTGGATGGGGGTGAGTGCGGGTGCCGAGGAGATCGCCAAGAGCGTTGCCGCCAAGGGCTACGTGGTGCTGATCGCCGACCTCTACGGGCAAACCGTGCGCCCGTCGAATGGCGATGAAGCCGGCGCCGCAATGATGCCGTTGAAGAATGATCGCCCGTTGCTGAACAAACGCATGCAGGCTGCCCTTGAGCAGCTGCAGGGCCAGACCGAAGCGGCAGTGGACACCTCGAAGCTGGCCACCTTTGGTTTCTGCTTCGGCGGTTGCTGCTCCCTGGAGCTGGCACGTACCGGTGCGCCATTGAAGGCTGCCGTATCGTTCCACGGCACCCTCGACACGCCGAACCCGGCAGACGCGAAAAACATCAAGGGTCCAGTGCTGGTACTGCACGGTGCTTCCGACCCGTTGGTGCCGAAAGAGCAACTGCCGGCGTTCGAAGATGAAATGAACGCGGCCGGCGTGGATTGGCAATTGCTGAGTTACGGCGGTGCGGTGCATTCCTTCACTGACCCGGATGCCAATGTGCCGGGCAAGATGATGTATGACGCCAAGACCGCTGCACGGGCGTTCCGGTCGATGCATAACTTGCTGGATGAAGTGTTCAAGGGCTGA
- a CDS encoding pirin family protein, with protein MTTLTVIRPRPEDVEGQPILRPLPSRECRSVGPFVFFDHMLPTRYAPGSGMNIRQHPHIGLSTLTYLFEGALQHKDSLGSDQVVEAGDVSWMTAGGAIAHVERTPEALKAHGFSMHGLQVWLASPKDHEAGPGHYSHHPAASLPVSDNLGVRIRLIAGSGFCLKSPVPVLSPTLYADVHMQTATTLLIPDEHEERAVYVLEGEAQLEGERLEVHSLVVLPAGQAMTLFAESDCQLVVFGGAPLDGPRRINWNFVASDPLKIEQARQRWAAGDWPTVPGETERIELPVR; from the coding sequence ATGACCACCCTCACCGTGATCCGCCCACGCCCCGAAGATGTCGAAGGCCAGCCGATCCTGCGCCCGCTGCCCTCGCGGGAATGTCGCAGCGTCGGGCCCTTTGTGTTTTTCGACCATATGCTGCCTACCCGCTATGCACCGGGCAGCGGCATGAACATCCGCCAGCACCCGCATATCGGCCTGTCCACCCTCACCTATCTGTTCGAAGGCGCACTGCAGCACAAGGACAGCCTGGGGTCGGATCAAGTGGTAGAGGCCGGTGATGTCAGCTGGATGACTGCAGGCGGTGCAATCGCCCATGTCGAGCGCACACCCGAGGCACTCAAGGCCCACGGTTTCAGCATGCATGGCCTGCAAGTGTGGCTGGCGTCGCCCAAGGACCACGAAGCGGGGCCGGGACACTACAGCCATCACCCTGCAGCGAGCCTGCCGGTGAGTGACAACCTGGGCGTGCGGATTCGCCTGATCGCCGGCAGTGGCTTCTGCCTCAAATCACCGGTGCCGGTGCTGTCGCCTACGTTGTATGCAGATGTACACATGCAAACGGCCACGACCCTGCTGATTCCTGACGAGCACGAGGAACGCGCGGTGTATGTGCTGGAGGGTGAAGCCCAGTTGGAGGGTGAGCGGCTTGAGGTGCACAGCCTGGTGGTATTGCCGGCCGGGCAGGCAATGACCCTGTTCGCCGAGAGCGATTGCCAGTTGGTGGTGTTTGGCGGAGCACCGCTGGATGGGCCACGGCGGATCAATTGGAATTTTGTCGCGAGCGATCCGTTGAAGATCGAGCAGGCCAGGCAACGCTGGGCCGCTGGGGATTGGCCGACGGTGCCGGGTGAAACTGAAAGAATTGAGTTGCCGGTGAGATAG
- a CDS encoding OsmC family protein: MPVTVNTLNADNFRHSVNINNHELFTDLPKSLGGDDSAPSPHDYFDAALASCKALTVKLYAQKKDIPLTGVTVEVTHDASEEQKGKYRLNVKLTLKGVLTDEQRDELHRVADRCPVHKLMTTAEVTIETRLSEGAFSQ, encoded by the coding sequence ATGCCTGTTACCGTCAATACGCTGAACGCCGACAACTTCCGCCACAGCGTCAATATCAATAACCACGAGCTGTTTACCGACCTGCCCAAGAGCCTGGGTGGTGACGACTCGGCGCCCTCCCCCCACGATTACTTCGACGCCGCGCTGGCATCGTGCAAGGCGCTGACCGTCAAGCTCTATGCCCAGAAAAAAGACATCCCCCTGACCGGCGTGACCGTGGAAGTCACCCACGACGCCAGCGAAGAGCAAAAGGGCAAATACAGGCTCAACGTCAAGCTGACGCTCAAGGGCGTACTCACCGACGAACAGCGCGACGAGCTGCACCGTGTGGCCGATCGCTGCCCGGTACACAAGCTGATGACCACCGCCGAGGTCACCATCGAAACCCGCCTCTCTGAAGGCGCGTTCAGCCAATAG
- a CDS encoding amidohydrolase family protein, protein MPWTRLSLALLLAANSLAAQARDYAYSDAHLHYVDFFQETAGMDTLLKAMAENRIEHVMISGIPVAKKWHEDEPKRPRYYTGDDADAYWYSATDVIVAAAVNKLTPEQRQHFHPFLSGFNPNDKNSDAHIQRMLDLNPGLWQGIGEVFTRHDDLTALTSGDTPRANNEAMTRIYHLAAENDLPVMLHSNITSKRERNPLYLAEVEEPLRNHPHTRFIWAHAGTSKEIHRHQVQMDFLLPTLNRMLEAYPNLYIDLSWSMLTPYLLDDGGKPRPEWVTLVERFPERFMLGSDVVGRFNKLGEEMHRFDVFLDALPEDVARKVARDNFLAILPKPRGDEGAR, encoded by the coding sequence GTGCCCTGGACCCGCTTGAGTCTCGCCCTGTTGCTCGCCGCCAACAGTCTTGCCGCGCAGGCTCGCGACTATGCCTACAGCGATGCCCACCTGCATTACGTGGATTTCTTCCAGGAAACGGCGGGGATGGACACGTTGCTCAAGGCGATGGCAGAAAATCGCATCGAGCATGTCATGATTTCCGGCATTCCCGTCGCAAAGAAATGGCACGAAGACGAGCCCAAGCGCCCGCGCTACTACACCGGTGATGACGCGGATGCCTATTGGTACAGCGCCACGGACGTGATTGTTGCCGCAGCGGTAAATAAACTGACACCTGAACAGCGCCAGCACTTTCATCCATTTCTGTCCGGCTTCAACCCCAATGACAAGAATTCGGATGCCCATATCCAGCGCATGCTCGACCTCAACCCGGGGCTGTGGCAGGGCATCGGTGAAGTGTTTACCCGTCACGACGACCTTACCGCTCTCACATCGGGGGATACCCCGCGCGCCAACAACGAGGCCATGACGCGTATCTATCACCTGGCGGCGGAAAACGACTTGCCGGTGATGCTGCACTCCAATATCACCTCCAAGCGCGAGCGTAACCCGCTGTACCTCGCCGAAGTGGAAGAGCCGCTGCGCAACCACCCGCACACCCGCTTTATCTGGGCTCACGCCGGCACCAGCAAGGAAATTCACCGCCACCAGGTGCAAATGGACTTTTTGCTACCCACCTTGAACCGTATGCTCGAGGCTTACCCCAACCTGTATATCGACCTGTCCTGGAGCATGCTCACGCCGTACTTGCTGGATGATGGGGGCAAGCCTCGGCCGGAGTGGGTAACGCTGGTGGAGCGCTTCCCGGAGCGCTTTATGCTGGGTTCGGATGTCGTCGGGCGTTTCAACAAGCTGGGTGAGGAAATGCACCGCTTTGATGTCTTCCTGGATGCATTGCCTGAAGACGTTGCCCGCAAAGTGGCGAGGGACAACTTCCTGGCCATCCTGCCTAAACCTCGCGGCGATGAGGGTGCGCGTTGA
- the fabB gene encoding beta-ketoacyl-ACP synthase I codes for MRRVVITGLGIVSCLGNDKETVTANLRASRPGIRFNPEYAEMGLRSQVSGSIDLPLEELIDRKIYRFVGHAAAYAYLAMKDAIADSGLSEDQVSNVRTGLIAGSGGASTLNQMEALDILREKGVKRVGPYRVTRTMGSTVSACLATPFQIKGVNYSISSACATSAHCIGTAVEQIQLGKQDIVFAGGGEEEHWSQSFLFDAMGALSTQYNETPEKASRAYDAKRDGFVIAGGGGMVVVEELEHALARGAKIYAEIVGYGATSDGYDMVAPSGEGAIRCMQMAMSTVDTPIDYLNTHGTSTPVGDAKEMEGVRAVFGDKAPKISSTKSLSGHSLGAAGVHEAIYCLLMMEGNFMAGSANIDEIDPVVADMPILTKTVENVKVDTVMSNSFGFGGTNATLVLKRWQGK; via the coding sequence ATGCGCCGCGTCGTTATCACTGGTCTGGGCATCGTTTCTTGCCTGGGCAATGACAAAGAGACCGTCACCGCTAACCTGCGTGCAAGTCGCCCTGGCATCCGCTTCAACCCGGAATATGCCGAAATGGGTCTGCGTAGCCAGGTTTCCGGCTCCATCGACCTGCCCCTCGAAGAACTGATCGATCGCAAGATCTATCGCTTCGTGGGCCACGCTGCCGCCTATGCCTACCTGGCCATGAAAGACGCCATCGCCGACTCCGGCCTGAGCGAAGACCAGGTATCGAACGTACGCACCGGCCTGATCGCCGGCTCCGGCGGCGCATCGACCCTCAACCAGATGGAAGCGCTGGACATCCTGCGCGAAAAAGGCGTGAAGCGCGTTGGCCCGTACCGTGTCACGCGGACCATGGGCAGCACCGTTTCGGCCTGCCTGGCCACGCCGTTCCAGATCAAGGGCGTGAACTACTCGATCTCCTCCGCATGCGCCACCAGTGCACACTGCATCGGTACCGCCGTCGAGCAGATCCAACTGGGCAAGCAGGACATCGTGTTCGCCGGCGGCGGCGAAGAAGAACATTGGAGCCAGTCGTTCCTGTTCGACGCCATGGGCGCCCTGTCCACCCAGTACAACGAAACCCCGGAAAAGGCCTCCCGCGCCTACGATGCCAAGCGTGACGGTTTCGTCATCGCCGGCGGTGGCGGCATGGTGGTGGTCGAGGAGCTGGAGCACGCCCTGGCCCGTGGCGCCAAGATCTACGCGGAAATCGTCGGCTACGGCGCCACTTCCGATGGCTACGACATGGTTGCGCCAAGCGGTGAAGGCGCCATCCGTTGCATGCAGATGGCCATGTCCACCGTGGATACCCCGATCGACTACCTGAACACCCACGGCACCTCGACTCCGGTCGGCGACGCCAAGGAAATGGAAGGTGTACGCGCGGTATTCGGCGACAAGGCTCCGAAAATCAGCTCCACCAAGAGCCTGTCGGGTCACTCCCTGGGCGCCGCCGGCGTTCACGAAGCGATCTACTGCCTGCTGATGATGGAAGGCAACTTCATGGCCGGTTCGGCCAACATCGACGAGATCGACCCAGTCGTCGCCGATATGCCGATCCTGACCAAGACGGTTGAAAACGTCAAAGTCGACACCGTGATGAGCAACAGCTTCGGCTTCGGTGGCACTAACGCCACCCTGGTGCTGAAACGCTGGCAGGGTAAGTGA
- the fabA gene encoding 3-hydroxyacyl-[acyl-carrier-protein] dehydratase FabA, which produces MTKQNAFTREDLLRCSRGELFGPGNAQLPAPNMLMVDRITHISEEGGKYGKGELVAELDITPDLWFFACHFEGDPVMPGCLGLDAMWQLVGFYLGWQGLPGRGRALGSGEVKFFGQVLPTAKKVTYNIQIKRVLKGKLNLAIADGSVTVDGREIYTAEGLRVGVFTSTDNF; this is translated from the coding sequence ATGACCAAACAAAACGCCTTTACTCGGGAAGACCTGCTGCGCTGCAGTCGCGGTGAGCTGTTCGGCCCAGGTAACGCGCAACTGCCCGCCCCGAACATGCTGATGGTGGATCGCATCACCCATATCAGCGAAGAGGGTGGCAAGTACGGCAAAGGTGAATTGGTCGCCGAGCTGGATATCACCCCGGACCTGTGGTTCTTCGCCTGTCACTTCGAAGGTGACCCTGTCATGCCTGGCTGCCTGGGCCTCGACGCCATGTGGCAACTGGTCGGCTTCTACCTGGGCTGGCAAGGCCTGCCAGGCCGTGGCCGCGCCCTGGGTTCGGGCGAAGTGAAGTTCTTCGGCCAGGTCCTGCCGACCGCCAAGAAAGTCACCTACAACATTCAAATCAAGCGCGTCCTCAAGGGCAAGCTGAACCTGGCCATCGCCGACGGTTCGGTGACTGTCGACGGTCGCGAGATCTATACTGCCGAAGGCCTTCGGGTCGGCGTATTTACTTCCACTGACAACTTTTAA